Proteins from a single region of Geminocystis sp. M7585_C2015_104:
- a CDS encoding iron-containing alcohol dehydrogenase family protein codes for MTESKSAFSQQSQQTTQASQLNQILHLQVAPGRIVKGENCLAVSGDVITTLGKRFLVVGGENSLSVVKPRLQFLETEYDCHCHYQSYYPDCCEHTIERLCQEVKSHQADAVIGAGGGKALDAAKLVAQKCQLPVVTIPTSAATCAAWTALSNIYSDKGAFQYDVPLSQCPNVLILDYNLVATAPRATLAAGIGDALAKWYESSVSSGNSTASLTIAAVQQARVLRDILFQKAEEALAHPLTPTWKEVVDATVLLAGISGGLGGASCRTVGAHAVHNALTYFPETRRHLHGAKVAYGILVQLRLEEIIGHSQLAATARKQLLKFYKVIGLPSTLEELSLNNITLGQLRQCAEIACKPESDIHRLPFPVTVDNVVMAMVSTTID; via the coding sequence ATGACCGAATCCAAGTCTGCTTTTAGTCAACAAAGCCAACAAACCACTCAAGCTAGTCAACTGAATCAAATTCTCCATTTACAGGTAGCCCCAGGAAGGATAGTAAAAGGGGAAAACTGTTTAGCAGTCAGTGGGGATGTCATTACCACCCTGGGAAAACGTTTTCTGGTGGTGGGGGGGGAAAATAGCCTATCTGTAGTTAAGCCCCGTCTGCAATTCTTAGAAACCGAGTATGACTGCCATTGCCACTATCAAAGCTACTATCCTGACTGTTGTGAGCACACCATTGAACGTCTTTGTCAAGAGGTAAAATCCCACCAGGCGGATGCAGTAATTGGGGCAGGGGGGGGAAAGGCCCTAGATGCCGCTAAATTAGTAGCCCAAAAGTGTCAACTGCCAGTGGTTACCATTCCCACCTCGGCGGCCACTTGTGCAGCTTGGACAGCCCTAAGTAACATCTACTCGGACAAGGGTGCCTTTCAATACGATGTGCCCCTTAGTCAATGCCCCAATGTACTCATTCTAGATTACAACCTTGTTGCTACTGCGCCAAGGGCTACACTGGCGGCGGGGATAGGAGATGCTTTGGCCAAGTGGTATGAATCTTCTGTCAGCAGTGGCAATTCTACTGCCTCTCTCACCATTGCCGCAGTACAACAGGCTAGGGTTTTAAGAGATATTCTATTCCAAAAGGCAGAAGAAGCTTTAGCCCATCCCCTTACCCCCACTTGGAAGGAGGTAGTGGATGCCACAGTCTTGCTGGCGGGAATTAGTGGTGGTTTAGGGGGAGCCAGTTGTCGTACTGTTGGAGCACATGCAGTTCACAATGCCCTCACCTATTTCCCCGAAACCCGTAGACACTTACATGGTGCAAAAGTAGCCTATGGTATTTTAGTACAATTGCGACTGGAAGAAATAATAGGCCACAGTCAACTAGCCGCCACTGCCCGAAAACAATTACTTAAATTCTACAAAGTTATTGGTTTGCCTTCCACCCTAGAAGAATTGAGCCTAAATAATATTACCCTTGGCCAACTACGTCAGTGTGCGGAAATCGCCTGTAAACCCGAGTCAGACATCCATCGTCTCCCCTTCCCCGTCACCGTTGACAACGTCGTTATGGCAATGGTTTCCACTACTATTGACTGA
- a CDS encoding type II/IV secretion system protein: MTQTPTSREKLKTALVSPDYFNPFGNKLIQSGYIDKESLKRALAEVRKTKQPLLKVLEQITHKALSPELVRQYKQHQLFELKILYGVDCVDPDAEDIPCEQMCELIDSLIGINICRNRKVLPMRRIEGEPPTIVVAMVNPDDLHALDDLNKILRSRGLNLQRIVITEEDYDRLLQEYYKIEQAKKQKEEELKKQQEMQKMADVSEIMEDLDQGLEETEEETSDADLSADDANQAPIIKLVNKILIKALQEKASDIHVEPQETYLRVRLRKDGVLREYFRLPKHITTAVVARFKIMADLDIAERRLPQDGRIRRVFQGRNVDFRVNTLPSRYGEKVCLRILDNSATQLGLDFLITDKEILAKVREISRRPFGLILVTGPTGSGKSTTLYSILAERNEPGVNISTAEDPIEYALEGITQVQVIREKGMDFASILRAFLRQDPDIILVGETRDKETAKTAIEAALTGHLVLTTLHTNDAAGAIARLDEMGIEPFMISGALLGVLAQRLLRRVCTECRIPYTPTQEELARFGLSSWGNQSVTFYRANVLSGEALQKAQAEGTVCPKCGGAGYKGRVGVYEFMVITESLQKLINQGATTDMIKEKAVEEGMVTMLAYALNLVREGYTTLEEVERVVLTDSGLEAELKAKRKSSLTCRGCGAQLQPEWLDCPYCMTPRFSD, from the coding sequence ATGACTCAAACACCCACCAGCAGAGAAAAACTGAAAACCGCACTGGTAAGCCCTGACTACTTTAACCCCTTCGGCAACAAGTTGATTCAATCGGGTTACATCGACAAGGAAAGTCTGAAAAGGGCTCTGGCAGAAGTAAGAAAAACTAAACAACCCCTGCTCAAGGTTTTAGAACAAATCACCCATAAGGCTTTATCCCCGGAATTAGTAAGACAATACAAACAACACCAACTGTTCGAGTTGAAAATCCTCTACGGAGTCGACTGTGTCGATCCGGATGCAGAGGATATACCCTGTGAGCAAATGTGTGAGCTTATCGACTCGCTCATTGGGATCAATATATGTCGTAACCGTAAGGTGTTACCAATGCGACGCATAGAAGGGGAACCACCCACCATTGTAGTGGCCATGGTCAACCCCGATGACCTACACGCCCTAGACGACCTAAATAAAATCCTCCGCAGCAGGGGCCTCAACCTACAAAGAATTGTTATTACCGAAGAGGATTACGACCGTCTCCTGCAAGAGTACTACAAGATAGAACAGGCCAAAAAACAAAAAGAAGAAGAGCTGAAAAAACAACAAGAAATGCAAAAAATGGCCGATGTTAGTGAAATCATGGAAGACTTAGACCAGGGTCTGGAGGAGACGGAAGAGGAAACCAGTGATGCTGATTTAAGTGCCGACGATGCTAACCAGGCTCCCATCATCAAACTGGTCAATAAAATTCTCATAAAGGCCCTACAAGAAAAGGCCTCTGATATTCACGTCGAGCCCCAAGAAACCTACCTCCGGGTTCGCCTCCGTAAAGACGGTGTCCTGAGAGAATACTTCAGATTACCCAAGCATATTACAACAGCAGTGGTAGCGCGTTTCAAGATCATGGCGGACCTGGACATCGCCGAAAGACGTTTGCCCCAAGACGGCAGAATACGTCGCGTATTCCAGGGGAGAAATGTAGACTTTCGGGTCAATACTCTTCCCAGCCGTTATGGGGAAAAGGTCTGTCTCCGGATTTTGGACAACTCGGCAACCCAACTGGGGTTAGACTTTTTAATTACCGACAAGGAAATCCTGGCCAAGGTAAGGGAAATCTCCCGTCGCCCCTTCGGTTTGATTCTGGTAACAGGGCCCACCGGAAGTGGTAAGTCTACCACCCTATATTCCATCCTAGCAGAAAGAAACGAGCCGGGGGTAAATATCAGCACGGCAGAAGATCCCATCGAGTATGCCCTGGAGGGGATAACCCAAGTCCAGGTAATCAGGGAAAAAGGTATGGACTTCGCCTCCATACTCCGTGCTTTCCTCCGTCAAGATCCTGATATTATCCTGGTGGGTGAGACGCGAGACAAAGAAACGGCTAAAACCGCTATCGAAGCCGCCTTGACGGGACACCTGGTTTTGACTACCCTCCACACCAACGACGCGGCAGGTGCCATCGCCCGTCTGGACGAAATGGGCATTGAGCCTTTTATGATTTCTGGAGCTTTGCTGGGGGTACTGGCTCAAAGACTACTACGACGAGTATGCACCGAGTGTCGTATCCCCTACACCCCAACCCAAGAAGAACTAGCCCGTTTTGGTTTGTCCTCTTGGGGTAATCAATCTGTGACCTTCTATCGCGCCAACGTCTTATCGGGAGAAGCCCTGCAGAAGGCCCAGGCAGAGGGCACCGTCTGTCCTAAGTGCGGTGGTGCGGGCTACAAGGGACGTGTAGGGGTGTATGAGTTCATGGTGATCACCGAATCCCTGCAAAAACTCATTAACCAAGGGGCCACCACCGACATGATCAAGGAGAAAGCGGTAGAAGAGGGGATGGTAACCATGCTGGCCTACGCCCTAAATCTGGTGCGGGAGGGCTATACTACTCTAGAGGAAGTGGAAAGGGTAGTATTGACGGATTCCGGGTTGGAGGCGGAATTAAAGGCTAAACGCAAATCCAGCCTCACCTGTCGCGGCTGTGGCGCCCAGTTACAACCCGAATGGTTAGACTGTCCCTACTGTATGACTCCTCGTTTCAGCGACTAG
- a CDS encoding Ppx/GppA family phosphatase → MVFPPALSSPQIQTERNLKDCILAAIDIGTNSIHMVVVRINAQIPSFSIITREKETVRLGERDPETGNLTPEAMERAIFALKRCKQLAETLKAEQIIAVATSATREAPNGQEFLARIEAELGIVVDLISGQEEARRIYLGVLSGMDFGGKPHQVIDIGGGSTEIILADSEDIRCLSSTKVGAVRLTREFIHTDPISAKELIALRAYIRGMLERPVEELQQFLKPGEKPVLVGTSGTVETLAILHASGKKSEAPVTLNGYQMSRWEIESLFSRLAKMSYSERVAMGMSEKRAEIIIAGAAILVEAMNMLNADSLIVCERALREGLIVDWMLQHGYIEDRLAYQSQVRPRNVYKIAHKYHVDLPHAERIARFALKIFDSLRGKLHYWGELEREYLWSAAILHNCGLYVSHSAHHKHSYYLIRHSELLGFSEMEIELIALIARYHRKSKPKRKHVGYATLSEGHRKVVRQLSAILRLAIALDRRQIGAIRDLECEYDPEYRRIHLHLYPQNPQDDCALELWNLDYKKPIFEQEYNVRVIATLHRC, encoded by the coding sequence ATGGTTTTTCCCCCTGCCTTGTCCTCACCGCAAATCCAGACAGAGAGGAATCTAAAAGACTGTATCCTCGCCGCTATAGACATAGGCACTAACTCCATTCACATGGTGGTGGTGAGGATTAATGCCCAAATTCCCTCCTTCTCCATCATCACCAGGGAAAAAGAAACTGTTAGATTAGGGGAACGAGATCCAGAAACGGGCAACCTCACCCCGGAGGCTATGGAAAGGGCTATATTTGCCCTGAAAAGATGTAAGCAGTTAGCGGAAACCCTCAAAGCCGAACAAATAATTGCCGTTGCCACCAGTGCCACCAGGGAGGCCCCCAATGGACAAGAGTTTCTGGCGAGAATCGAAGCGGAATTGGGAATAGTAGTGGATTTAATTTCTGGCCAGGAAGAGGCTAGAAGAATCTATCTGGGGGTACTGTCGGGTATGGACTTCGGGGGAAAACCTCACCAGGTGATCGATATTGGCGGGGGTTCCACTGAAATAATCCTGGCTGATAGTGAAGACATTCGTTGTCTTAGCAGCACCAAAGTAGGCGCCGTCCGTCTCACCCGGGAGTTTATTCATACTGACCCCATTAGTGCTAAGGAGTTGATCGCACTTAGGGCCTACATTAGAGGAATGTTAGAAAGGCCAGTAGAAGAGTTACAACAGTTTCTTAAACCGGGGGAAAAGCCAGTTTTGGTGGGCACCTCCGGCACCGTGGAAACTTTGGCAATCCTTCATGCCTCTGGGAAAAAATCAGAGGCCCCCGTAACCCTCAACGGCTATCAGATGTCACGGTGGGAGATTGAAAGCCTTTTCTCCCGTCTGGCCAAAATGAGCTATAGTGAACGGGTGGCCATGGGCATGTCCGAAAAAAGGGCAGAAATTATCATTGCCGGCGCTGCTATCCTAGTAGAAGCTATGAACATGTTAAATGCCGACTCCCTCATCGTCTGTGAAAGAGCCCTAAGGGAAGGTCTCATTGTGGACTGGATGCTACAACACGGCTACATAGAAGACCGTCTAGCATACCAGAGTCAGGTTCGTCCCCGAAATGTATACAAGATAGCTCACAAGTACCATGTAGACCTACCCCATGCCGAGAGGATTGCCCGTTTTGCCCTCAAGATATTCGACAGTTTGAGGGGAAAATTACATTATTGGGGGGAGCTGGAGAGAGAATATCTTTGGAGTGCGGCTATACTCCACAACTGCGGCCTGTATGTCTCCCACTCAGCCCATCACAAACACTCGTACTATCTAATCCGTCACAGCGAGTTGTTGGGCTTTAGTGAGATGGAAATAGAACTGATCGCCCTCATTGCCCGCTATCATCGCAAGAGTAAGCCAAAACGGAAGCATGTGGGTTATGCCACCTTGTCAGAGGGTCACCGGAAAGTGGTGCGCCAACTGAGTGCCATTTTGCGGTTGGCCATAGCCTTAGACCGAAGACAGATCGGGGCGATCAGGGATTTGGAGTGCGAGTACGACCCGGAGTACAGAAGAATACATCTGCATCTGTACCCCCAGAATCCCCAGGACGACTGCGCCCTGGAATTGTGGAATCTGGACTACAAAAAGCCCATTTTCGAACAAGAATACAATGTTAGGGTAATTGCGACACTACACCGGTGCTAA
- a CDS encoding polyribonucleotide nucleotidyltransferase, which yields MEEYNKSIAFFEGRDIKIQVGLLAPQAGGAVLIQSGDTAVLVTATRTPGREGIDFLPLTVDYEERLYAAGRIPGGFLRREGKPPERAILISRLIDRPLRPLFPSWLRDDIQIIATTLSMDEDVPPDVLAVTGASVATMLAKIPFAGPMAAVRVGLLNDEFIINPTFREIEQGDLDLVVAGTPDGVVMVEAGANQLPEQDIIEAIEFGYEAIQELIKAQQDLLQELGIERVYEEREEFNETVYEFIRERAQEEVKKILKQFDLGKKGREEALDNIQLQVEEAIKALPDDHEVKLAAAQDSRLVPTLYKKLTKELMRRQILDEGVRVDGRKLDEVRPISCRVGVLPPRVHGSALFQRGLTQVLSIVTLGTSADAQELPDDLYPELEKRYLHHYNFPPYSVGETRPLRSPGRREIGHGALAERALLPVLPPQEEFPYVIRVVSEVLSSNGSTSMGSVCGSTLALMDAGVPISKPVSGAAMGLIKEGDEVRILTDIQGIEDFLGDMDFKVAGTDEGITALQMDMKITGLSIDIIAKAIEQAKAARLHILQEMLKVIQEPRKHLSPYAPRLLTMKIEPDMIGSVIGPGGKTIKAITEQTGCKIDIADDGTVTICASQAEKAQQAKRLIQNITRKLNEGEVYLGRVTRIIDIGAFVEVLPGKEGMIHISQLAEHRVGRVEDEVSVGDQIVVKIRGFDSKGRLNLTRLGIHPEQAAMARQEAQFQL from the coding sequence ATGGAAGAATATAATAAGTCCATAGCTTTTTTTGAAGGGAGAGACATAAAAATACAAGTGGGTTTGTTGGCACCCCAGGCAGGGGGCGCTGTTTTAATTCAGTCGGGAGACACTGCTGTACTAGTCACCGCCACTCGCACCCCAGGTAGGGAAGGCATAGACTTCTTACCCCTCACAGTAGATTACGAAGAGAGATTATATGCTGCCGGGAGAATACCTGGCGGTTTCCTACGTAGGGAGGGCAAACCCCCAGAAAGAGCTATCCTCATTAGCCGTCTCATAGATAGACCACTACGTCCTCTTTTCCCCTCCTGGTTGCGGGATGACATTCAAATCATTGCCACTACCCTTTCCATGGATGAGGATGTACCCCCGGACGTTTTAGCCGTCACCGGTGCTTCTGTAGCCACCATGTTGGCAAAAATCCCCTTTGCAGGACCCATGGCAGCAGTTAGGGTGGGACTTTTGAACGATGAGTTTATCATCAATCCTACCTTCCGGGAAATCGAACAGGGAGATTTAGACTTGGTAGTGGCTGGTACTCCCGACGGGGTGGTAATGGTGGAAGCCGGTGCCAACCAACTGCCCGAACAAGACATTATTGAGGCCATCGAGTTTGGCTATGAGGCCATCCAGGAGTTAATTAAAGCCCAACAGGATTTGCTCCAAGAGTTAGGCATTGAGAGGGTGTATGAGGAAAGAGAAGAATTTAATGAGACTGTCTATGAGTTTATCCGGGAAAGAGCCCAAGAAGAGGTGAAAAAAATCCTTAAACAGTTCGACTTGGGCAAAAAAGGCCGAGAAGAAGCGCTGGACAACATTCAATTGCAGGTGGAAGAGGCCATCAAGGCCCTTCCTGACGACCATGAGGTGAAACTGGCGGCTGCTCAGGATTCCCGTCTGGTGCCCACCCTCTACAAAAAACTCACTAAGGAACTGATGCGCCGTCAGATTTTAGACGAGGGGGTGAGAGTGGATGGGCGAAAACTGGATGAGGTGCGTCCCATCAGCTGTCGGGTCGGCGTATTACCTCCTAGGGTTCACGGTAGTGCTCTCTTCCAAAGAGGATTAACTCAAGTACTATCAATCGTAACTTTAGGCACTTCAGCCGATGCCCAGGAATTGCCAGACGACCTGTATCCGGAACTAGAAAAACGCTATCTGCACCACTATAACTTCCCACCCTATTCTGTAGGGGAGACTAGGCCCCTGCGCTCCCCGGGACGTAGGGAAATTGGACACGGGGCTTTGGCGGAAAGGGCACTACTACCGGTGTTGCCTCCCCAAGAGGAATTCCCCTATGTGATTCGCGTAGTATCAGAAGTGCTATCATCCAACGGTTCCACCTCCATGGGCTCTGTATGTGGCTCTACCCTGGCGTTGATGGATGCGGGGGTGCCCATATCCAAGCCGGTGAGTGGTGCCGCCATGGGGTTGATTAAGGAAGGGGATGAGGTACGCATCCTCACTGACATTCAGGGCATAGAGGACTTTCTGGGGGATATGGACTTTAAGGTAGCGGGCACTGATGAGGGAATTACTGCCCTGCAGATGGACATGAAGATTACGGGCCTGTCCATTGATATTATTGCCAAAGCTATTGAACAAGCGAAGGCCGCTCGTCTCCATATTCTCCAGGAGATGTTGAAGGTGATACAAGAGCCCCGTAAACATCTGTCTCCCTATGCGCCTCGTCTATTGACTATGAAGATTGAGCCTGATATGATCGGGTCCGTAATTGGCCCCGGCGGCAAGACCATTAAGGCTATTACTGAGCAAACTGGTTGTAAGATTGATATTGCCGACGATGGCACTGTTACCATCTGTGCCAGCCAGGCAGAAAAGGCGCAACAGGCCAAACGGCTTATCCAAAACATCACCCGCAAACTCAACGAGGGAGAGGTCTATCTTGGACGTGTCACCCGTATTATTGACATTGGAGCCTTCGTAGAGGTGTTGCCAGGCAAGGAGGGTATGATCCACATCTCCCAATTGGCGGAACACCGTGTGGGCCGGGTGGAAGACGAGGTATCTGTGGGGGATCAAATTGTAGTGAAAATCCGCGGTTTCGACAGCAAGGGGCGTCTCAATTTAACCCGTTTGGGGATACATCCCGAACAGGCAGCCATGGCACGTCAGGAGGCCCAATTCCAGTTGTAG
- the dnaB gene encoding replicative DNA helicase, producing the protein MTEFTPDLAITSLPPQNIEAEEIILGSILLDPNCMEKIVDLLPSAAFYVPAHRHIYEAAVQLYFKGQPIDVITVSTWLKDHNLLDKVGGTPKIVSLLERTVSSANIELYVPLLVDKYVRRQLINVGKEIGELAYDTTKDLDSVLDEAEQKLFNLTQTRVQKGLLPLSETIVETFTEIQSFQDKIALPGIPTHFYDLDAMTGGLQRSDLIIIAARPSMGKTSFALNIALNVAQKQHLPVAIFSLEMSREQLVMRLLSSEAKIESNRIRSGRITEQEMEELMRAVGVLSELPIYIDDTGNLTVMQMRSEVRRLQAEKKGELGLVLLDYLQLMQGSNSENRVQELSRITRALKSLAREVNVPVIALSQLSRAVEQRTNKRPMLSDLRESGAIEQDADLVLMLYRDEYYHPDTPDRGIAEVIIAKHRNGPTGQIKLLFHPEYTRFLNLKH; encoded by the coding sequence ATGACTGAATTCACCCCGGATTTGGCGATAACTTCTCTCCCCCCACAAAACATAGAAGCGGAAGAGATAATCCTGGGCAGTATTCTTCTAGATCCCAATTGTATGGAGAAAATTGTAGACCTTTTGCCATCGGCGGCCTTCTATGTACCTGCCCACAGACACATTTATGAGGCGGCCGTACAGCTTTACTTCAAAGGACAACCCATTGATGTAATTACCGTTTCCACATGGTTGAAGGATCACAATTTGCTGGATAAGGTGGGGGGTACACCCAAAATCGTCAGTTTACTGGAGAGGACGGTTTCTTCCGCCAATATTGAATTATACGTACCACTGCTTGTAGACAAGTATGTTCGGCGACAACTCATTAATGTGGGCAAGGAAATTGGGGAATTGGCCTATGACACCACCAAGGATTTAGATTCAGTGTTGGATGAGGCGGAACAAAAGCTCTTCAACCTTACGCAAACAAGAGTACAAAAGGGATTATTACCCCTTTCCGAAACGATAGTAGAAACTTTTACAGAGATTCAGTCTTTCCAGGACAAGATTGCCCTTCCCGGCATACCCACCCACTTTTATGACTTGGATGCCATGACTGGGGGTTTGCAAAGGTCAGATTTGATCATTATAGCCGCCAGGCCCTCTATGGGGAAAACCAGCTTTGCTCTCAATATTGCCCTTAATGTTGCCCAAAAACAACATCTGCCAGTAGCTATTTTCAGTCTGGAAATGTCCAGGGAACAACTGGTTATGCGGCTGCTGTCTTCCGAGGCCAAAATTGAGAGTAATCGTATCCGCTCGGGGCGTATTACAGAACAGGAAATGGAGGAGTTGATGAGGGCAGTGGGGGTTTTATCGGAATTACCCATCTATATAGACGACACGGGAAATTTAACTGTAATGCAGATGCGTTCAGAAGTGCGTCGACTTCAGGCGGAAAAGAAAGGGGAGTTGGGGTTGGTATTGTTGGACTATTTACAGCTGATGCAGGGCAGTAATAGTGAAAACAGGGTACAGGAATTGTCCAGGATTACCCGCGCCCTCAAGAGTTTGGCCCGGGAGGTGAATGTGCCAGTAATAGCCCTCTCCCAACTCAGTCGTGCCGTAGAACAAAGGACTAACAAAAGACCGATGTTATCGGATTTGAGAGAATCAGGAGCCATTGAACAGGATGCTGACCTGGTATTAATGTTATACCGAGATGAGTATTATCATCCGGATACCCCCGATAGAGGTATAGCGGAGGTAATTATAGCTAAACACAGAAATGGCCCCACTGGTCAAATTAAACTTCTTTTCCACCCAGAATACACTCGATTTTTGAATCTTAAACACTAA
- a CDS encoding WD40 repeat domain-containing protein has protein sequence MRFIYSLWLEIIEGVFLFLTLVALLVASRTQQYSPFYLLLTVDLMLGVIGRWRAELRHKARIAAALNIQLKRFSAQLAELKENLHQFLAEDKASIIPPKLHNTPKSDDEVIASLQEDIDSINRSITSIISYIKEHNIELRLKNLEKLYQGLQAPRKGLELPDKNVLQESKKIDILPPPRLAWRCIHIIKAHSQSVTDLAITADGKYLLTTSWDQHLRLWSLKDGTEVSGTEAAAQGVLCLCVRKDNYQDFGVATGGLDQLIRVWSLVPGKKSLEFRPEYTLTHHTGSIHCLAMATGQNLLLSGSYDQTLKQWELTTSKLVCSCYHQAPVSALAVDEENGYVACGASDGTISLWQLGAEQQLGVLVGNMAKVEAVAISHTGEIIAAACADGTIKLWKLPTTIFSIFLQIEPFLELNAHHGQVMDLSWSPDSQLLYSAGTDGLIKIWYPASGEELGHLKINDSNRIFCLSLSKDGRMLAAGGVDGTVKVWEQK, from the coding sequence ATGAGATTTATCTATTCATTATGGTTGGAAATAATAGAAGGGGTATTTCTATTTTTGACCCTTGTTGCCCTACTGGTGGCCTCAAGAACACAGCAATATTCCCCATTCTATCTGTTGTTGACAGTCGATCTGATGTTAGGAGTCATAGGCCGCTGGAGGGCAGAATTGCGTCATAAGGCCAGAATTGCTGCTGCCTTGAATATTCAGTTAAAACGTTTTTCTGCACAACTGGCCGAACTAAAGGAGAATCTTCACCAGTTTTTGGCAGAAGACAAGGCCTCCATCATACCCCCAAAACTCCACAATACTCCCAAGTCAGATGACGAGGTGATTGCCTCTTTGCAGGAAGACATAGACAGTATCAACAGGTCTATAACTAGTATAATTAGTTACATCAAGGAACACAATATAGAATTACGTCTGAAAAACCTAGAAAAACTGTACCAGGGGTTACAAGCCCCTCGTAAGGGGCTAGAATTACCCGACAAAAATGTGCTACAAGAAAGCAAAAAGATAGATATATTGCCACCTCCCAGACTTGCCTGGCGTTGTATTCATATAATAAAGGCTCATAGTCAATCAGTGACGGATTTGGCTATTACTGCCGACGGGAAATACCTTCTTACTACGTCTTGGGATCAACATCTCCGCCTATGGTCGTTAAAAGACGGGACTGAGGTAAGTGGGACAGAGGCAGCGGCTCAAGGGGTTTTGTGTCTCTGTGTCAGAAAAGATAATTATCAGGACTTTGGGGTAGCTACGGGAGGTTTGGATCAACTGATAAGAGTCTGGTCGTTAGTGCCAGGGAAGAAGTCTTTGGAATTCCGACCAGAATATACCCTAACCCATCATACTGGCTCTATCCACTGTCTGGCTATGGCGACAGGACAGAATTTGCTCCTCAGTGGCAGTTATGATCAAACCCTAAAACAATGGGAACTGACCACTAGCAAACTGGTTTGTAGTTGCTATCACCAGGCCCCCGTGTCAGCCCTAGCAGTGGATGAGGAAAATGGGTATGTGGCCTGTGGGGCCTCGGATGGCACTATCAGCCTCTGGCAACTAGGTGCGGAACAACAACTGGGTGTCCTTGTGGGCAACATGGCCAAGGTGGAGGCGGTGGCCATTAGTCACACAGGAGAAATCATTGCCGCGGCTTGTGCTGATGGGACTATTAAACTCTGGAAACTCCCCACCACCATATTTAGTATATTCCTACAAATAGAACCCTTTTTGGAACTCAATGCTCATCATGGCCAGGTAATGGATCTGAGCTGGAGCCCCGATTCCCAGTTGTTGTACAGTGCCGGGACTGATGGATTAATAAAAATCTGGTATCCAGCCAGTGGGGAGGAATTGGGTCATCTGAAAATTAACGATTCCAATCGTATCTTCTGCCTTTCTCTAAGCAAAGATGGCAGAATGTTGGCAGCAGGGGGTGTTGATGGCACAGTCAAGGTTTGGGAACAGAAATAG